Proteins from one Streptomyces sp. NBC_00289 genomic window:
- a CDS encoding SpoIIE family protein phosphatase, with amino-acid sequence MTTGLIPGEQPPDPRPTGALPHQRHEPVGQAALHVDNRSRSSVITARAAASFEPLGRSVASARSFVRDTLQGWGFADIIDDAVVLTSELVTNAVVHAGTAADVLCLRSEEGVRIEVADRYPEREIPLQGSPVNMGSPDREGGRGLQLCAALAGRWGVEYTPTQKQVWFQLALPGRPVGARAAGPMLPADLLPLADGRVRVAVVQIDRIGAITAWNEDAEELFGYAAEQVTGKPLTDLAAWPHTPGTGTGIADALRLSRWEGSYGIRGANGRVSSVYASHLRVRDTTGEPSTVCLLVRDHERAVLQSPMRIPVTDTGTAEGQNADPFEVFIGSPAPDDLDGLLQRTVERARDMLDGDSAFLLLATDDETELEVRASTGLPSARQRFARVPVEGGPGRYGSARMPAVHEDLSAVPGAVPLLSGTGMRSVVTVPLKVEGRLTGSLGVAAEGPGRYSNEEALRLQFAADRIALAVESARLGELERLRRGSLSFLVEASDLLAGTLDRDQTLALMAQMTVPTLATWCAVYTIADQASEPYLSYVLHEDEELIDGIKSLLSKVPPPDPVPTPGARVWRAPGEAAHRAALRSSMRSLGLSGGPTHQFSSNIGPTLATASAVGGETVVLPLVARNRVIGMLTLGKPTDEHFRQEILELAEDLSRRAALALDNARLYSERTAISQALQRSLLPPELPEIEGVEVEVIYRAAGEGNEVGGDFYDLFPIRDGAYGFAIGDVCGTGPNAAAVTGLARHALRLLAREGLSGPAVLERLNSAILDEGARSRFLTLLYGELWPQADGSALLKVVCAGHPLPLRLRQDGTVEPAAEPQPLLGVMEDLELYEQTVTLDPGDVLLCVTDGVTERREGTRMLGDDGLSDVLTTCTGLTAGAVAARIMRAVERFASDAPSDDMAILAMRVPGLHKD; translated from the coding sequence ATGACCACCGGACTGATCCCGGGGGAACAGCCCCCGGACCCCCGGCCGACAGGCGCACTGCCGCATCAGCGGCACGAGCCGGTCGGCCAGGCAGCCCTTCACGTCGACAACCGGTCGAGGAGTTCAGTGATCACCGCGCGCGCGGCCGCCAGCTTCGAGCCCCTGGGACGATCGGTCGCGAGCGCCCGCTCCTTCGTCCGCGACACCCTCCAGGGCTGGGGCTTCGCCGACATCATCGACGACGCCGTGGTGCTCACCAGCGAACTGGTGACCAACGCCGTGGTGCACGCCGGCACCGCCGCGGACGTCCTGTGTCTACGCAGTGAGGAAGGCGTACGGATCGAGGTCGCCGACCGCTACCCGGAGCGCGAGATCCCACTGCAGGGTTCGCCTGTCAACATGGGCAGCCCCGATCGTGAGGGCGGCCGCGGCCTGCAGCTCTGCGCGGCACTGGCCGGCCGCTGGGGCGTCGAGTACACGCCCACGCAGAAGCAGGTCTGGTTCCAGCTCGCGCTCCCCGGCCGCCCGGTGGGCGCCCGCGCCGCCGGCCCGATGCTGCCCGCCGACCTGCTCCCGCTCGCCGACGGCCGCGTCCGCGTCGCCGTCGTCCAGATCGACCGCATCGGCGCCATCACCGCGTGGAACGAGGACGCGGAAGAACTCTTCGGGTACGCCGCCGAACAGGTCACCGGCAAACCACTGACCGACCTCGCGGCCTGGCCGCACACCCCGGGCACGGGCACCGGCATCGCGGACGCCCTCCGGCTCTCCCGCTGGGAGGGCAGCTACGGCATCAGAGGCGCCAACGGCCGGGTCAGCTCCGTGTACGCCTCACACCTCCGCGTCCGCGACACCACCGGCGAGCCCTCCACCGTGTGCCTCCTGGTGCGGGACCACGAGCGAGCGGTCCTGCAGTCGCCGATGCGCATCCCCGTCACCGACACGGGCACCGCCGAGGGCCAGAACGCGGACCCCTTCGAGGTGTTCATCGGCTCCCCCGCCCCCGACGACCTCGACGGCCTCCTCCAGCGCACCGTGGAACGCGCCCGAGACATGCTCGACGGCGACTCCGCCTTCCTGCTCCTCGCCACCGACGACGAGACGGAGCTGGAGGTCCGCGCCTCCACCGGCCTGCCCTCGGCCCGCCAGCGCTTCGCCCGCGTCCCCGTCGAGGGAGGCCCCGGCCGTTACGGCTCGGCCCGCATGCCGGCCGTCCACGAGGACCTCTCCGCCGTGCCCGGAGCCGTCCCGCTGCTCAGCGGCACCGGCATGCGCTCGGTGGTGACGGTCCCCCTGAAGGTCGAGGGTCGCCTGACCGGCTCGCTCGGCGTGGCCGCCGAAGGACCCGGCAGATACTCGAACGAGGAGGCCCTGCGTCTGCAGTTCGCCGCCGACCGCATCGCGCTGGCCGTCGAGTCGGCCCGTCTGGGCGAACTCGAACGTCTGCGCCGAGGCTCCCTGAGCTTCCTGGTCGAGGCATCCGACCTGCTGGCCGGCACCCTGGACCGCGACCAGACCCTGGCCCTGATGGCCCAGATGACCGTCCCGACCCTCGCCACCTGGTGCGCCGTCTACACGATCGCCGACCAGGCCTCCGAGCCGTACCTCTCCTACGTCCTGCACGAGGACGAGGAACTCATCGACGGCATCAAGTCCCTGCTGTCCAAGGTCCCACCGCCGGACCCGGTACCCACCCCCGGCGCCCGCGTCTGGAGAGCCCCCGGCGAGGCGGCCCACCGCGCGGCTCTGCGCAGTTCCATGCGGAGTCTCGGGCTGAGCGGCGGACCCACCCACCAGTTCTCCTCGAACATCGGCCCGACCCTCGCCACCGCCTCCGCGGTCGGCGGCGAGACGGTGGTCCTGCCCCTGGTCGCCCGCAACCGGGTGATCGGCATGCTGACCCTGGGCAAGCCCACCGACGAACACTTCCGCCAGGAGATCCTCGAACTGGCCGAGGACCTGTCCCGCCGGGCCGCCCTGGCCCTGGACAACGCCCGCCTCTACTCCGAGCGCACAGCCATCAGCCAGGCCCTCCAGCGCAGCCTGCTCCCGCCCGAACTCCCTGAGATCGAGGGCGTCGAGGTCGAGGTCATCTACCGCGCGGCAGGCGAGGGCAACGAGGTCGGCGGCGACTTCTACGACCTCTTCCCGATCCGCGACGGCGCCTACGGCTTCGCCATCGGCGACGTCTGCGGCACCGGCCCGAACGCGGCGGCGGTGACGGGCCTGGCCCGCCACGCGCTCAGGCTCCTGGCCAGGGAGGGCCTCAGTGGCCCGGCGGTGCTGGAGCGCCTCAACTCGGCGATCCTCGACGAGGGCGCCCGCAGCCGCTTCCTGACCCTCCTGTACGGCGAGTTGTGGCCCCAGGCGGACGGCAGCGCACTGCTGAAGGTCGTCTGCGCCGGCCACCCGCTCCCGCTCCGCCTGCGCCAGGACGGCACCGTCGAACCGGCCGCCGAGCCTCAACCGCTCCTCGGTGTCATGGAGGACCTCGAACTGTACGAGCAGACGGTCACCCTCGACCCCGGCGATGTCCTGCTGTGTGTCACGGACGGCGTGACGGAACGCCGCGAAGGCACCCGCATGTTGGGCGACGACGGCCTCAGCGACGTCCTCACGACCTGCACCGGTCTGACGGCGGGCGCGGTCGCGGCCCGCATCATGCGGGCCGTGGAACGCTTCGCGTCCGACGCCCCGTCCGACGACATGGCGATCCTCGCCATGCGGGTTCCGGGCCTGCACAAGGACTGA
- a CDS encoding DegT/DnrJ/EryC1/StrS family aminotransferase, whose amino-acid sequence MLRAAGVGVGDEVVVPAFGNVEVAEAVVLAGGLPVFAEIDPATYCLDATAVEASITPRTAAVVVVHRFGRPADMARLHEVGQRRGLLVLQQGESEAPYDEIAQRRQRAGYLDARLRGVLTPDDGDGHTYQQYVVRVPGNGRPDRDAFARALRGRGVECRVPVKTPVHRLPEFRRCLSLPDTERAADETLALPVDAALTRRDMQRIVGACNALGGLLQPAF is encoded by the coding sequence TTGCTCCGGGCCGCCGGCGTCGGAGTCGGTGACGAGGTCGTCGTACCGGCCTTCGGAAACGTGGAAGTCGCCGAGGCCGTGGTTCTGGCGGGTGGGCTTCCGGTGTTCGCCGAGATAGACCCGGCGACGTACTGCCTCGACGCGACCGCCGTCGAGGCCTCCATAACTCCGCGGACGGCGGCCGTCGTTGTCGTCCACCGCTTCGGCCGGCCCGCCGACATGGCGCGGTTGCACGAGGTCGGGCAGCGGCGCGGGCTCCTCGTGCTCCAACAAGGGGAGTCCGAGGCGCCGTACGACGAGATCGCTCAGCGGCGGCAGCGGGCCGGGTATCTCGACGCGAGGCTGCGAGGCGTACTGACGCCCGACGACGGGGACGGGCACACGTACCAGCAGTACGTCGTGCGCGTGCCGGGGAACGGGCGGCCGGACCGCGACGCCTTCGCTCGCGCCCTGCGCGGCAGGGGAGTTGAGTGCCGGGTTCCCGTCAAGACTCCGGTGCATCGGCTGCCGGAGTTCCGTCGGTGCCTCTCGCTGCCGGACACCGAGCGGGCCGCCGACGAGACCCTCGCGCTGCCCGTGGACGCTGCCCTGACCAGGCGGGACATGCAGCGGATCGTGGGCGCGTGCAACGCGCTCGGAGGGTTGTTGCAGCCCGCCTTCTGA